Proteins from one Cicer arietinum cultivar CDC Frontier isolate Library 1 chromosome 3, Cicar.CDCFrontier_v2.0, whole genome shotgun sequence genomic window:
- the LOC101490681 gene encoding LOB domain-containing protein 25-like isoform X1: MIMSSSSYTNSPCAACKFLRRKCMPDCIFAPYFPPEEPQKFANVHKIFGASNVSKLLNEVQPNQREDAVNSLAYEAEARIKDPVYGCVGAISVLQRQVIRLQKELDATNADLIRYTCTDITNQDSRRIGEEGGSSLGQSPHEGFYYPSTPWNNDPLGDGYHTGGDNTM, encoded by the exons ATG ataatgtCATCTTCAAGCTACACAAATTCACCCTGTGCTGCTTGCAagtttttaagaagaaaatgcaTGCCAGATTGCATTTTTGCTCCATATTTTCCACCAGAAGAACCACAGAAGTTTGCAAACGTTCACAAGATATTTGGTGCAAGCAATGTGAGCAAACTTCTGAATGAAGTTCAACCAAATCAAAGGGAAGATGCTGTGAACTCTCTTGCTTATGAAGCTGAGGCTAGAATAAAAGATCCAGTTTATGGTTGTGTTGGTGCTATTTCAGTCCTCCAAAGACAAGTTATTAGGCTCCAAAAGGAACTTGATGCAACAAATGCTGATTTGATTCGATATACTTGTACTGATATTACAAACCAAGATAGTAGAAGGATCGGTGAAGAGGGAGGTTCTTCTCTTGGTCAATCTCCTCATGAAGGTTTTTATTATCCTTCAACTCCTTGGAACAATGATCCACTTGGAGATGGT
- the LOC101490681 gene encoding LOB domain-containing protein 25-like isoform X2, translating into MSSSSYTNSPCAACKFLRRKCMPDCIFAPYFPPEEPQKFANVHKIFGASNVSKLLNEVQPNQREDAVNSLAYEAEARIKDPVYGCVGAISVLQRQVIRLQKELDATNADLIRYTCTDITNQDSRRIGEEGGSSLGQSPHEGFYYPSTPWNNDPLGDGYHTGGDNTM; encoded by the coding sequence atgtCATCTTCAAGCTACACAAATTCACCCTGTGCTGCTTGCAagtttttaagaagaaaatgcaTGCCAGATTGCATTTTTGCTCCATATTTTCCACCAGAAGAACCACAGAAGTTTGCAAACGTTCACAAGATATTTGGTGCAAGCAATGTGAGCAAACTTCTGAATGAAGTTCAACCAAATCAAAGGGAAGATGCTGTGAACTCTCTTGCTTATGAAGCTGAGGCTAGAATAAAAGATCCAGTTTATGGTTGTGTTGGTGCTATTTCAGTCCTCCAAAGACAAGTTATTAGGCTCCAAAAGGAACTTGATGCAACAAATGCTGATTTGATTCGATATACTTGTACTGATATTACAAACCAAGATAGTAGAAGGATCGGTGAAGAGGGAGGTTCTTCTCTTGGTCAATCTCCTCATGAAGGTTTTTATTATCCTTCAACTCCTTGGAACAATGATCCACTTGGAGATGGT